A window of Thermus antranikianii DSM 12462 contains these coding sequences:
- a CDS encoding translocation/assembly module TamB domain-containing protein, which produces MRRGLLLLLGFALALLLLAWPPLLRLAVERGLALSGFQGQVGEVRGHLLFGLRLKGVALRGEGVALEAREVSLGYDLLGLLRKELPLSVALRGARLKPTWEALIPEKPGPPPSVRVVYRQFLLEEVQVELPKGKRLFLPPLRLTLAGENPYAFIARLPGGSFQGEARALARDLSAWEVRYRGEVAGLSFFYPGLKGGRLSGVFRLLPTGVEGESHVEEGVVELLGFLLTRVEGPIRLEEDRVEAELRGVGLEGPLSARIQVDLKAERYRFFLTGRPRLPALARHYRLALPVEGDGELRLEGEGWDRIRVKGRFWGEGRFLSEPFRHRGTLSFDRVFSLKAEAEGRLFDRTYRLGFGLVGQDYRASLEDSLGSRVVLEGQGNRTEARGQVAWPRPLEGWAQVAFESEGSQWQARVQSPGVRLPFFRPLDLSGEVAGNGEQVAGQLGPLALRGTWSHLLLALSPTPLAVGSLEGEGRLISGRLEASLHYTSPYAAFPLQVGQAKGAFRFRSPYGEGEYRGGALALRLRDLPIRALDEFRLSGQALYRDGELSGRLALKGRYLEVEGNLRRLGMEVQGRLMTPWGSLPFAGAYDPKPGLTLKAQDLLLRYQGGLSLRGRARLGPLVLGADLFYDGGFQGWARVETPWLAGVFRGEGGRLVLAGLKGYAQGEGEVYPDLRIAGRLLPPLPEGLEVPPLAFRLDRKGLEVLGVGRLEFTGRYPFHLVLPWRYRGLSGRFQAEGSLEGGHLSLSSPYGRVEAQGGWRDLRVRGQGEVPYAGPVRMAGRLDLLGLAYQAQAHLEKLDLRLGLVGRGAVFRFQGQAPGLRLLGGYEEGPSFLLQAEAFDLSPWGLPVRASGTWGTRGGRLRLESPYGEALLTGEELLSARARLSGPFFQGEGQVSPEGLSLAVRGEYEKSGLGVRLEAEGEGPWRAFRLELSGEARLPYFGALPLSGQVWTEGGGLRYRLQGPLSLEGEGLSYQGSLALPFAVLGKEGRIAGSFQGQGLHVTGKGEGNFAGLPFTLQGGYQGKPFLALRWEGGEAALTGEEVRFSLGEVAPLARALGLSLAGRAGGRLTLSGEGEAWARVRYGAESLALDYREGILRLLLSDRDAGLAWAPKEGRLWGLGGVSGEGRLRLGPGLQGEVEGSFRYGPLRLGLRGPLEGLALEARYQREGLGWTELAGRVNLLALRGEGTLRHASPYGEGEVAWAFEGSRYRGEGRFRSLRYLEQEGPLRLKGEGTRAEVSWEAPLALVARYDGAWHLSAMGEGKVEGMALRVDLSWGPEGYRGRLWAEGHGLLLEGEGEGPLHLTLKGKDLPGEVAVEATLEDLFLSGRAQYRLELGQARLEAQGSFQAGWPGLPLGQPLGHLEGLGSLLGNGEVLPFRFAYRYRGGPLGVEALSLVGEAEGFRLRLAEGHLVLDLDRDLAPFGLPVRVKAEADGPWQEALKVSLERPEGRLSGKAWLWPLRAELLGEVLGEKVGVRYRDGEVVGSFQGPGLMGEARYRKGLSGLLTLRYPLPQGGLAGRVDLGAGLFQLQGEGAWQGLWEGGFCLPLPLGRCPGLEAWVSGSLAYQGVAFQGQYRYLAEKGYRGRVTGEGRLSTPYGVVLARGEGLGLDLLGEGLPLSGRLDLSPFRLAYRYAGALPRGLGELWAEGVYPGEWLKGQYRYGEVALSLKGLEGFRVGVSGAGVSGEVGPKGVAFQFEGFRYGPLTLSGRVEGPWREVGLNLVLLAWGRRAEVEGRYGREGLTLGFHGDLEGQVAWQEAWKGKVAFKEGSLELSGKQVPEIQGEVLGERVRLAWPLLEVGGVRLDLAARQAEGEGRILKALLPGGLGVLGQGERLLLDYRVPGVGLPLEGGLNLKDLSLILTSPQGEGALAYAGGKVEGALALDLSGFRLRLEGEKDRVRLLGEHPAFSWWAAGAGRLQGEVDLGGAYRVSYRAGEQALEVEGRLLEARLRAEGPYLAGELAYPPAGEVRVDLPLPPLESRFRGRVFGEGYQVEGALEGAVGRIAAKGRLLPLSGRLRLEGAALEDFAGRYAPYLKGVVSGELALEGTRAQGRLEGEAEVAGSRLPFLFAGALGPGLVQGEGQLGQSPFQVALEGDRLDLSASLRGFPLHLLLMAVAGPLEGEAYWTGAVRLRLPLSHPLRGEGVLVGEALRFVGAGDELKGQAVLRLEGGRVLVDRLRLLGRGSWEGGGYWSPEGSDLYLSLKDTVFTPVLQVVPPLKPYRPEGSGSLLLRLKGEGFQVEFKDFRFRLGPVAGYLPQGLLSLNGGARAEGELTLLAPFPGKARLGLEGRLEEFQVSAKGVVTLPGLKEETPAEVAFRYPAYGVEIRLGEAQAQGTLFPLRLAGYGRLPLYYPRYYLQEGLLDVKSFFLYEEKGTYHLTGNAEVLRARLALPEARAKELTQEGVELGGSGAGKPTPVPLVFEGVRVYAERGVLVQESLAQGELKGEVFLGGSYADPYLSGQVEALWGNFRLWDSLFTLDPTGSFLRFFPDRDILPEFRLKAQAETRGHKVFLEAKGEFLRENGRVKVRLEPHFTSDPALTEPEIYALLALGTPDVTRLAETLPQVALGAALENLVLGQLERELARSLGLDRFQVQLPLLQGGDLEETRFSVGKYLSPELFLGYELDLRGEQTLSAQYRRDGLTFSLGSTFLPGDGRLARFTFTLGYDLTPALGLSFSLEAADTTRFGVGALYRW; this is translated from the coding sequence ATGCGGCGGGGGCTTCTCCTCCTCCTGGGGTTCGCCCTGGCCCTTCTCCTTTTGGCCTGGCCTCCCCTTTTGCGGCTTGCCGTGGAGCGGGGGCTTGCCCTTTCGGGCTTCCAGGGGCAGGTGGGGGAGGTGAGGGGCCACCTTCTCTTTGGCCTCCGCCTGAAGGGGGTGGCCCTGAGGGGGGAGGGCGTGGCCCTCGAGGCCCGGGAGGTGAGTCTGGGCTATGACCTTCTCGGGCTTTTGCGCAAGGAGCTTCCCCTTTCCGTGGCCCTACGGGGTGCGAGGCTCAAGCCCACCTGGGAGGCCTTGATCCCGGAAAAACCCGGACCGCCCCCCAGCGTTCGGGTGGTCTACCGGCAGTTCCTCCTGGAGGAGGTCCAGGTGGAGCTTCCCAAGGGGAAGAGGCTTTTCCTGCCTCCCCTGCGCCTCACCTTGGCCGGGGAAAACCCCTATGCCTTTATCGCCCGGCTTCCCGGGGGAAGCTTCCAGGGGGAGGCGCGGGCCTTGGCCCGGGATCTTTCCGCCTGGGAGGTGCGCTATAGGGGTGAGGTGGCAGGGCTTTCCTTCTTCTACCCGGGGCTTAAGGGGGGAAGGCTTTCCGGGGTTTTTCGCCTTCTGCCCACGGGTGTGGAAGGGGAAAGCCATGTGGAGGAAGGGGTGGTGGAGCTTTTGGGCTTCCTCCTCACCCGTGTGGAGGGGCCCATCCGCCTAGAGGAGGATCGGGTGGAGGCGGAGCTAAGGGGGGTGGGCCTCGAGGGGCCCCTTTCCGCCAGGATCCAGGTGGACTTGAAGGCGGAGCGCTACCGCTTTTTCCTCACGGGCCGGCCCCGGCTTCCCGCCCTGGCCCGGCACTACCGCCTTGCCCTGCCGGTGGAGGGGGATGGGGAGCTTCGGCTTGAGGGGGAGGGCTGGGACCGGATCCGGGTGAAGGGGAGGTTTTGGGGGGAGGGGCGGTTTCTCTCCGAGCCCTTCCGCCACCGGGGAACCCTTTCCTTCGACCGGGTCTTCTCCCTGAAGGCGGAGGCAGAGGGAAGGCTTTTTGACCGCACCTACCGGCTGGGCTTTGGCCTGGTGGGCCAGGACTACCGGGCGAGCCTGGAGGATTCCTTGGGAAGCAGGGTCGTCCTTGAGGGCCAGGGGAACCGCACGGAAGCCCGGGGCCAGGTGGCCTGGCCTAGGCCCCTGGAGGGATGGGCCCAGGTGGCCTTTGAAAGTGAGGGAAGCCAGTGGCAGGCCCGGGTGCAAAGCCCCGGGGTGCGCCTTCCCTTCTTCCGACCCCTGGATCTTTCGGGGGAGGTGGCAGGGAATGGGGAGCAAGTGGCGGGCCAGCTTGGACCCTTGGCCCTCCGGGGAACCTGGAGTCACCTTCTTCTGGCCCTTAGCCCCACGCCCCTGGCGGTGGGGAGCCTTGAGGGGGAGGGAAGGCTGATCTCGGGGAGGCTCGAGGCTTCCTTGCACTACACCTCCCCCTATGCGGCCTTCCCCTTGCAAGTGGGGCAGGCAAAGGGGGCCTTCCGCTTCCGAAGCCCCTATGGGGAGGGGGAGTACCGGGGTGGGGCCCTGGCCCTTCGCCTGCGGGACCTGCCCATCCGCGCCCTGGACGAGTTCCGCCTTTCCGGGCAAGCCCTGTACCGGGATGGCGAGCTTTCGGGGAGGCTTGCCCTGAAGGGCCGTTACCTGGAGGTGGAAGGGAACCTGCGCCGCTTGGGGATGGAGGTCCAGGGAAGGCTCATGACCCCTTGGGGAAGCCTCCCCTTTGCCGGGGCGTACGACCCGAAGCCGGGCCTCACCTTGAAGGCCCAGGACCTCCTCCTGCGTTATCAAGGGGGCTTAAGCCTGAGGGGAAGGGCGCGGCTGGGACCCCTGGTCCTTGGGGCGGACCTCTTCTATGATGGAGGCTTCCAGGGCTGGGCCCGGGTGGAAACCCCTTGGCTGGCGGGGGTTTTCCGGGGGGAGGGCGGGAGGCTGGTCCTGGCGGGGCTAAAGGGGTACGCCCAGGGGGAAGGGGAGGTCTACCCGGATTTGCGGATTGCGGGCAGGCTCCTCCCCCCCTTGCCGGAGGGCCTCGAGGTGCCTCCTTTGGCCTTCCGTCTGGACCGGAAAGGTTTGGAGGTGCTGGGGGTGGGGAGGCTGGAGTTCACCGGGCGGTATCCCTTTCACCTGGTCCTTCCTTGGAGGTACCGAGGGCTTTCCGGCCGTTTCCAGGCTGAGGGTAGCCTGGAAGGAGGCCATCTTAGCCTTTCCTCTCCCTATGGCCGCGTGGAGGCTCAGGGAGGCTGGCGGGATCTAAGGGTAAGGGGGCAGGGGGAGGTTCCCTATGCGGGTCCGGTGCGGATGGCAGGAAGGCTGGACCTCCTGGGGCTTGCCTACCAGGCCCAGGCCCACCTGGAGAAGCTGGACCTAAGGCTCGGCCTGGTGGGGCGGGGGGCGGTCTTCCGCTTCCAGGGCCAGGCTCCGGGCCTTCGCCTCCTGGGGGGGTACGAGGAGGGTCCAAGCTTTTTGCTCCAGGCGGAGGCCTTTGACCTCTCCCCTTGGGGGCTTCCCGTACGGGCCAGCGGCACCTGGGGCACCCGGGGAGGGAGGCTTAGGCTGGAAAGCCCCTACGGGGAGGCTCTTTTGACCGGGGAGGAGCTTCTTTCCGCCCGGGCAAGGCTTTCTGGGCCCTTCTTCCAGGGAGAGGGCCAGGTTTCCCCGGAAGGGCTTTCCTTAGCCGTGCGGGGAGAGTACGAGAAAAGCGGGCTAGGAGTGCGCCTAGAGGCGGAAGGGGAAGGGCCCTGGCGGGCCTTCCGCCTGGAGCTTTCCGGGGAGGCTCGGCTTCCCTACTTTGGCGCCCTGCCCCTTTCGGGCCAGGTGTGGACCGAGGGGGGAGGTCTTCGCTACCGGTTGCAAGGTCCCTTGTCCCTCGAGGGGGAGGGACTTAGCTATCAGGGTAGCCTGGCCTTGCCCTTTGCTGTCCTGGGAAAGGAGGGAAGGATTGCGGGGAGTTTCCAGGGCCAGGGGCTTCACGTGACGGGGAAGGGGGAAGGGAACTTTGCCGGCCTGCCCTTCACCCTCCAGGGGGGATACCAGGGTAAGCCCTTCCTGGCCCTAAGGTGGGAGGGCGGCGAGGCGGCGCTAACGGGGGAGGAGGTGAGGTTTTCCCTGGGGGAGGTGGCCCCCTTGGCCCGGGCCCTGGGCCTTTCCCTTGCGGGAAGGGCGGGGGGGAGGCTGACCCTTTCCGGCGAAGGGGAGGCCTGGGCGCGGGTGCGCTATGGGGCGGAATCCCTGGCCCTGGACTACCGGGAAGGGATTCTCCGCCTCCTCCTCAGCGATCGGGATGCGGGCCTGGCCTGGGCTCCCAAGGAAGGGAGGCTCTGGGGGCTAGGGGGGGTGTCCGGGGAGGGCAGGCTCCGCCTGGGGCCCGGGCTTCAGGGGGAGGTGGAGGGGAGTTTCCGCTACGGTCCCTTGAGGCTTGGGCTTAGGGGTCCCTTGGAGGGCCTGGCCCTGGAGGCCCGCTACCAGCGGGAGGGGCTTGGGTGGACGGAGCTTGCGGGCCGGGTAAACCTCTTGGCCTTGAGGGGGGAGGGTACCCTGCGCCATGCCTCCCCTTACGGGGAAGGGGAGGTGGCGTGGGCCTTTGAGGGAAGCCGCTACCGGGGGGAGGGAAGGTTTAGAAGCCTCCGCTACCTGGAGCAGGAAGGGCCCTTGCGCCTGAAGGGGGAGGGAACCCGGGCGGAGGTTTCCTGGGAGGCGCCCTTGGCCTTGGTGGCCCGGTACGACGGGGCCTGGCACCTTTCGGCGATGGGCGAGGGTAAGGTGGAGGGAATGGCCCTTCGCGTGGATCTTTCCTGGGGCCCGGAGGGGTATCGGGGAAGGCTTTGGGCGGAGGGGCATGGGCTTCTCCTAGAGGGGGAGGGGGAAGGGCCTTTGCACCTTACCCTAAAGGGCAAGGACCTTCCGGGGGAGGTGGCGGTGGAAGCGACCCTGGAGGACCTTTTCCTTTCCGGGAGGGCCCAATACCGCCTGGAGCTGGGCCAGGCCCGGCTGGAAGCCCAGGGTAGTTTTCAGGCGGGGTGGCCTGGGCTTCCCCTGGGGCAGCCCTTGGGCCACCTCGAGGGCCTGGGAAGCCTCTTGGGGAACGGGGAGGTTTTGCCCTTCCGCTTTGCCTACCGCTACCGGGGCGGGCCCTTAGGGGTGGAGGCCCTTTCCCTGGTGGGGGAGGCGGAGGGTTTCCGCTTGAGGCTTGCGGAGGGGCATCTGGTCCTGGACTTGGACCGGGACCTCGCCCCCTTTGGCCTTCCCGTGCGGGTTAAGGCGGAGGCGGACGGGCCCTGGCAGGAGGCCCTTAAGGTAAGCCTGGAGCGTCCGGAGGGACGGCTATCCGGGAAGGCGTGGCTCTGGCCTCTGCGGGCGGAGCTTTTGGGGGAGGTGCTTGGGGAGAAGGTGGGGGTGAGGTACCGGGATGGGGAGGTGGTGGGGAGCTTCCAGGGGCCGGGGCTTATGGGGGAAGCCCGCTACCGGAAGGGGCTTTCCGGCCTCCTCACCCTCCGCTACCCCCTGCCCCAGGGGGGGCTTGCCGGAAGGGTGGACCTCGGGGCGGGCTTGTTCCAGCTCCAGGGGGAGGGGGCCTGGCAGGGCCTATGGGAGGGAGGGTTCTGCCTGCCTTTGCCCTTGGGGAGGTGCCCGGGCCTCGAGGCCTGGGTTTCAGGGAGCTTGGCGTACCAGGGTGTGGCCTTCCAGGGCCAGTACCGCTACCTGGCGGAGAAGGGGTACCGGGGAAGGGTTACGGGGGAGGGCAGGCTTTCCACTCCCTATGGGGTGGTCCTGGCCCGGGGAGAGGGGCTGGGCCTGGATCTTTTAGGAGAGGGGCTCCCCCTTTCCGGGCGGCTGGATCTTTCCCCCTTCCGCCTGGCCTACCGCTACGCCGGGGCCCTGCCCCGGGGCCTGGGGGAGCTTTGGGCCGAAGGGGTTTATCCCGGGGAGTGGCTTAAGGGCCAGTACCGCTACGGGGAGGTGGCGCTTTCCCTTAAGGGGCTTGAGGGCTTCCGGGTGGGGGTTTCCGGGGCGGGGGTTTCCGGCGAGGTGGGGCCTAAGGGCGTGGCCTTCCAGTTTGAGGGGTTCCGCTATGGTCCCTTGACCCTTTCCGGCAGGGTGGAGGGTCCCTGGCGGGAAGTGGGGTTGAACCTGGTCCTCCTGGCCTGGGGCCGGAGGGCTGAGGTGGAAGGGCGGTACGGAAGGGAAGGGCTCACCCTGGGGTTCCACGGGGACCTCGAGGGGCAGGTGGCCTGGCAGGAGGCCTGGAAGGGAAAGGTGGCCTTTAAGGAGGGAAGCCTGGAGCTTTCCGGCAAACAGGTTCCCGAAATCCAGGGGGAGGTTTTGGGGGAAAGGGTGCGCCTGGCCTGGCCTCTTCTAGAGGTGGGGGGAGTGCGCCTGGACCTGGCGGCCCGCCAGGCGGAAGGGGAGGGCAGGATCCTTAAGGCCCTGTTGCCCGGGGGCCTTGGGGTTTTGGGGCAGGGGGAAAGGCTTCTTCTGGACTACCGGGTGCCCGGGGTGGGTCTGCCCCTGGAGGGAGGCTTGAACCTGAAGGATCTGTCCCTGATCCTGACCAGCCCCCAAGGGGAAGGAGCCTTGGCCTATGCCGGGGGCAAGGTGGAGGGGGCCTTGGCCTTGGACCTTTCCGGCTTCCGCTTGCGCCTGGAAGGGGAGAAGGACCGGGTGCGCCTCTTGGGGGAGCATCCTGCCTTTTCCTGGTGGGCGGCGGGGGCGGGGAGGCTTCAGGGAGAGGTGGATCTTGGAGGGGCCTACAGGGTTTCCTACCGGGCGGGGGAACAGGCCCTGGAGGTGGAGGGGAGGCTTTTGGAAGCCAGGCTCCGGGCGGAGGGTCCCTACCTTGCTGGCGAGCTTGCCTATCCTCCTGCCGGGGAGGTTCGGGTGGACCTTCCCCTTCCCCCCCTGGAAAGCCGCTTCCGGGGCCGGGTTTTCGGGGAAGGATACCAGGTGGAGGGGGCCCTGGAGGGAGCGGTGGGCCGGATCGCCGCCAAAGGAAGGCTTCTTCCCCTTAGCGGCAGGCTTCGCCTGGAGGGGGCGGCCTTGGAGGATTTCGCCGGCCGCTACGCTCCTTATCTGAAGGGGGTGGTTTCCGGGGAGCTGGCCCTGGAGGGTACCCGGGCCCAAGGCCGGCTGGAGGGGGAGGCGGAGGTGGCGGGAAGCCGCCTGCCCTTCCTCTTCGCGGGAGCTTTGGGGCCTGGGTTGGTGCAGGGGGAGGGGCAGCTTGGGCAAAGTCCCTTTCAAGTGGCCCTCGAGGGGGATCGGCTGGACCTTTCCGCTTCCCTCCGGGGTTTTCCCCTCCATCTCCTCCTCATGGCGGTGGCGGGGCCCTTGGAGGGGGAGGCCTACTGGACGGGGGCGGTGCGGCTCCGCCTTCCCCTTTCCCACCCCTTGCGGGGCGAGGGGGTCCTGGTGGGGGAGGCCTTGCGCTTCGTGGGGGCCGGGGATGAGCTTAAGGGCCAGGCGGTCCTTCGCCTGGAGGGGGGCAGGGTCCTGGTGGACCGGCTCCGCCTTTTGGGCCGGGGAAGCTGGGAGGGCGGGGGGTATTGGAGCCCGGAGGGGAGCGACCTCTACCTGAGCCTTAAGGACACGGTCTTCACCCCGGTGCTCCAGGTGGTGCCTCCCTTAAAGCCCTACCGGCCCGAGGGTTCGGGAAGCCTCCTCCTGAGGCTTAAGGGGGAGGGCTTCCAGGTGGAGTTCAAGGACTTTCGCTTCCGCTTAGGGCCGGTGGCGGGGTACCTTCCCCAGGGGCTACTCTCCTTGAACGGGGGGGCGCGGGCGGAGGGGGAGCTCACCCTTTTGGCTCCTTTCCCCGGGAAGGCCAGGCTGGGCCTCGAGGGCAGATTGGAGGAATTTCAGGTTAGCGCCAAGGGCGTGGTTACCCTGCCCGGGCTCAAGGAGGAAACCCCGGCGGAGGTGGCCTTCCGCTACCCGGCCTACGGGGTGGAGATCCGCCTGGGGGAGGCTCAGGCCCAGGGAACCCTCTTTCCCTTGCGCCTTGCCGGCTACGGCCGGCTTCCCCTTTACTATCCCCGGTACTACCTGCAAGAGGGCCTTCTGGACGTGAAGAGCTTCTTCCTCTACGAGGAGAAGGGCACCTACCACCTCACGGGCAACGCCGAGGTCCTGAGGGCAAGGCTGGCCTTGCCGGAGGCAAGGGCCAAGGAGCTGACCCAGGAGGGGGTAGAGCTGGGGGGAAGCGGGGCGGGGAAGCCCACCCCCGTGCCCCTGGTCTTCGAGGGGGTGCGGGTGTATGCGGAAAGGGGCGTCCTGGTGCAGGAAAGCCTGGCCCAGGGGGAGCTCAAAGGGGAGGTGTTTCTGGGAGGAAGCTACGCCGACCCCTACCTGTCCGGACAGGTGGAAGCCCTGTGGGGTAACTTCCGCCTCTGGGATTCCCTCTTTACCCTGGATCCCACGGGGAGCTTCCTGCGCTTTTTCCCGGACCGGGACATCCTCCCCGAGTTCCGCCTTAAGGCCCAGGCGGAGACCCGGGGCCACAAGGTCTTCCTGGAGGCTAAGGGGGAGTTTTTGCGGGAAAACGGCCGGGTGAAGGTGCGCCTCGAGCCCCACTTCACCTCGGATCCCGCCCTCACCGAGCCCGAGATCTACGCCCTCCTTGCCCTGGGTACCCCCGACGTCACCCGGCTGGCGGAGACCCTCCCCCAGGTGGCCCTGGGGGCTGCTTTGGAGAACCTGGTGCTGGGCCAGCTGGAGCGGGAGCTCGCCCGTTCCTTGGGCCTTGACCGCTTCCAGGTGCAGCTTCCCCTTCTCCAGGGGGGAGACCTGGAGGAAACCCGCTTTTCCGTGGGCAAGTACCTGAGCCCTGAGCTCTTCTTGGGCTACGAGCTGGACCTCAGAGGGGAGCAGACCCTGAGCGCCCAGTACCGCCGGGACGGCCTCACCTTTTCCCTGGGCTCCACCTTCCTGCCGGGGGATGGCAGGCTTGCCCGCTTCACCTTTACCCTGGGGTACGACCTCACCCCGGCTTTGGGCTTGAGCTTTAGCCTCGAGGCGGCGGACACCACCCGCTTTGGCGTGGGTGCCCTTTACCGGTGGTAG
- a CDS encoding PQQ-dependent sugar dehydrogenase, whose protein sequence is MVSRRRVLLGLLGLSLVRAQGIRVEEVVGGLEVPWALAFLPDGSFLVSERPGRILWVQGGRASLYAELPVYHRGESGLLGLALHPQFPREPYLYAYRTVEEGGLRNQVVRLRHQGNRGVLDRVVLDGIPARSHGLHSGGRLAFGPDGMLYVTTGEVYERELAQDLSSLGGKVLRITPEGKPAPGNPFLNRSGARPEIYSYGHRNPQGLAWHPRTGELFASEHGPSGEQGFGYDEVNLIVPGGNYGWPRVVGRGDDPRYRDPLHFWPEGFPPGNLAFWRRDLYVAGLRGQALLRLVLDGDKGHWRVARVETALSGFGRLREVQVGPDGALYVTTSNRDGRGQVRPNDDKVLRLR, encoded by the coding sequence GTGGTTTCCCGCAGGCGGGTGCTCCTGGGCCTTTTGGGGCTTTCCTTGGTTCGGGCGCAAGGAATTCGGGTGGAGGAGGTGGTGGGGGGCCTCGAGGTGCCCTGGGCCTTGGCCTTTTTACCCGACGGGAGCTTCCTGGTCTCCGAACGGCCGGGGCGGATCCTCTGGGTGCAGGGGGGAAGGGCCTCGCTTTACGCGGAGCTTCCCGTTTACCACCGGGGGGAGTCGGGGCTCCTTGGCCTCGCCCTCCATCCCCAGTTTCCCCGGGAGCCCTACCTCTACGCCTACCGCACGGTGGAGGAAGGAGGCCTCAGGAACCAGGTGGTGCGCCTGAGGCACCAAGGGAATAGGGGCGTGCTGGACCGGGTGGTTCTAGACGGCATTCCCGCCCGCTCCCACGGCCTGCACTCCGGGGGACGGCTCGCCTTCGGTCCCGATGGGATGCTCTACGTGACCACAGGGGAGGTGTACGAGCGGGAGCTGGCCCAGGACCTGTCCTCCCTGGGAGGTAAGGTTCTCAGGATCACCCCGGAAGGCAAGCCAGCGCCGGGGAACCCCTTCCTAAACCGTTCCGGAGCTAGGCCCGAGATCTATAGCTATGGCCACCGCAACCCCCAGGGCCTGGCCTGGCACCCGAGGACCGGGGAGCTTTTTGCCAGCGAGCACGGGCCCAGTGGGGAACAGGGCTTCGGCTATGACGAGGTAAACCTCATCGTTCCCGGGGGCAACTACGGCTGGCCCCGGGTGGTGGGACGGGGGGACGACCCCCGCTACCGCGACCCCCTTCACTTCTGGCCCGAGGGTTTTCCTCCCGGAAACCTGGCCTTCTGGAGGAGGGACCTGTACGTGGCGGGCCTCAGGGGGCAGGCCCTTTTGCGGCTGGTACTGGACGGGGACAAGGGCCACTGGCGGGTGGCGCGGGTGGAAACGGCCCTTTCGGGTTTTGGCCGCCTAAGGGAGGTGCAGGTGGGTCCCGATGGAGCCCTTTACGTCACCACCTCCAACCGCGACGGCCGGGGCCAGGTGCGCCCCAACGACGACAAGGTGTTAAGGCTGCGTTAG
- the tdh gene encoding L-threonine 3-dehydrogenase yields MRALAKLAPEEGLTLVERPVPEPGPGEILVRVEAASICGTDLHIWRWDHWARGRIRPPLITGHEFSGVVERVGPGVKRPQVGDHVSLESHVVCHACPACRTGNYHVCLNTQILGVDRDGGFAEYVVVPAENAWVNPKDLPFEVGAILEPFGNAVHTVYAGSGVSGKSVLITGAGPIGLMAAMVARASGAGPILVSDPNPYRLNFARPYADRLVNPLEEDLLSVVEEVTGSGVEVLLEFSGNEVAIHQGLKALIPGGEARILGIPSDPIRFDLAGELVMRGITAYGIAGRRLWQTWMQGTALVYSGRVDLTPLITHRLPMSQYREAFGLLASGQAVKVILDPKA; encoded by the coding sequence ATGCGCGCTTTAGCCAAGCTGGCCCCGGAAGAGGGCCTAACCCTGGTGGAACGCCCCGTGCCCGAGCCGGGCCCCGGGGAGATCCTGGTGCGGGTGGAGGCTGCCAGCATCTGCGGCACCGACCTCCACATCTGGCGGTGGGACCATTGGGCAAGGGGCCGGATCAGGCCTCCCCTCATCACCGGCCACGAGTTCAGCGGGGTGGTGGAACGGGTGGGCCCCGGGGTCAAAAGGCCCCAGGTGGGGGACCACGTGAGCCTGGAAAGCCATGTTGTTTGCCATGCCTGCCCCGCCTGCCGCACGGGCAACTACCATGTTTGCCTCAACACCCAGATCCTGGGGGTGGACCGGGACGGCGGGTTTGCCGAGTACGTGGTGGTGCCGGCGGAAAACGCCTGGGTGAACCCCAAGGACCTGCCCTTTGAGGTGGGGGCCATCCTGGAGCCCTTCGGCAATGCGGTGCACACGGTGTACGCGGGAAGCGGGGTTTCCGGGAAAAGCGTCCTCATCACTGGGGCGGGGCCCATCGGCTTAATGGCGGCCATGGTGGCCCGGGCCAGCGGGGCCGGGCCTATCCTGGTATCCGACCCCAACCCCTACCGCCTGAACTTCGCCAGGCCCTACGCCGACCGGCTCGTGAACCCCCTGGAGGAGGATCTCCTTTCCGTGGTGGAGGAGGTGACGGGAAGCGGGGTGGAGGTCCTCCTGGAGTTTTCCGGGAATGAGGTGGCCATCCACCAGGGGCTTAAGGCCTTGATCCCGGGGGGGGAGGCCAGGATCCTGGGCATTCCCTCGGACCCCATTCGCTTTGACCTGGCCGGGGAGTTGGTCATGCGGGGGATCACCGCCTACGGCATCGCGGGAAGAAGGCTCTGGCAGACCTGGATGCAGGGCACCGCCTTGGTCTACTCGGGCCGGGTGGACCTTACCCCCCTCATCACCCACCGCCTGCCCATGAGCCAGTACCGGGAGGCCTTTGGCCTCTTGGCCTCGGGGCAGGCGGTAAAGGTGATCCTGGACCCCAAGGCCTAG